In Xiphophorus maculatus strain JP 163 A chromosome 9, X_maculatus-5.0-male, whole genome shotgun sequence, the genomic window gctgtacggcgtcaataaaatggttcaaacaaatttaatatgtgaacttatttccaataatttagcttatgtatataatgtacagtgctttttgtcaccaactgtgtttgtgtaacgtgtttcgtgtaatgagcgattataaacggcagagaacaggttcgaggtgaagcaggcagttctcttgcctcatggcagggggcgctcaagatcccagacgttcgtcttgttcactcctcaactgccgagtaagtgacagcgagctaggctaaacgattcgggaagcaagtcaaggaAGGAAGGCTTTCTTCCCTGGCAGTGATCTCCATTGAGACAGAgagacttttaaaactgaaggaagATAAGGAGGACTTCTATCGCAAAGTGACggatgtttttgtgcagaaggAGCGACGCATGGACTTCATTTATAAGTAAAGGtaagacagtaataacatttattttgttttgttttttaaggaaatgtgtgttttgtgagctacagtttgtatgtgtaaggatgcagaagtgaaacataacctgtaaactgctgtcaatctatgcatctatttgcaaatctgattctgatgacgtcagtgcctcaccagctatgaacctcaccgcacgtcactgacaAAAGCAGATTTCTAAATTATATCTGCTGCTTATGTGAGTCTGGTTTATGCAGGGATTACTACATGTTGCTTtacaaactttgcattaaaatgtagtTTGCATTATTTGCTCTGAATGTTTGAACATACtgaacttttaaaagaaaaatcagccaAGCTGTTAATTTCCAATACTAAGAGATTTAAAGGTTTTAACATTAAGTAACAAACTACAACTACAGTTAATAGTAGCTTCTGACTGTCACTAAATGTTAGGCTTTAATAGTTTGGCATTTTTATATAAGTTTATAGAGGGAAAGACTGGTGTgcttttttgtgaaaattgtaaataaaacatttaaaataattttgtctgaaaatctgtttttccctTCATTCCCTTTCTGTAGGAAAggcttgttttattctttatgttttatgaatatGTGCATAAACAGTATCTGGTGGCCATAATTCACCCGTCAGATTCTGCTCCCCCTGTTAAACTGGGGCAACAGAATCTGATATTGAGCATTAAGAGGCAGTTTGAAATTACATAGAACTATAAGAATGTAGCTATAGTAGTACTTATATATAACACCATATGTagtatttatgtgtgtgtgtgtgatgaaaGTGCAGTtgcaaaagtgaaaaagtgagACGACGTACCTGAAGCACGTTTGAACCTTCACGGTTTCCGTAGTTCTCCAGACAAGCAGCTGATCTTACCGCCTGGCGGTGTGGAGTGGTGAGGAGACGCAAGGGAACCGTATCTGATGGGGAAACACGAATCCACGCAACACCGGCTCTCCAGTTTAACCATAACCACTGCCACCTTCTGGCCAGGAGTGGTACTCAAAAACCCActtaaaatgatatttaaaatccatttttgaAAACGTTTATTCTCTGAAATAAAAGCCTTATTTCAGTTGAACAGTTCCTTTAGCTATTAGCTCAACCACAAatataaaagcttttatttttaattcctgatcataatttctgttttctggctgaatattaaaatatgtttaaaccTAAATCTCCCTGGTTGAAATGATTCTGGTCTTAACTCAGTTTGGTGACGtcaataattattgttttgtgaTGCGAAACATGGAGCTTCAACTCAAGATCAGACCTTTAATACCAAGTATGCATAAATATTTCTGCTACTGCAGCACATTCAGTTTTACagtctgagaaaacaaaacattgccaGACGAAACCCATAACTCGGCACATCAACTGTGATCCAAACAAAACTCACGCTGCCATGAAGCTGCTGTTAgactgaaaaatatacaaatatatcaTAACCCAGGAAGAGTGACCGCCGCTACAACGAGCCACAGAGCCAACAGAGATCCACCTGCTGCAGGTTTTAAATGATTCCTGTTCATCAGAGGCTCCATAACCCTGGAATCATTTCACAACATTCGTcctgaaaaaacacaaccagttcagagtttctttttcttttaaacaaactttagcttttctgttaaaattttGCAGGGTTTTTAAGCCTTTTGAcctttttcctcagaattctaactttttttcagcaattttttaaaagaatttctACCTTTTTGGTAAATTTCTgctttattcactttttaaaatgagaattcatttttgccttttttttttagaattcaTCCTTCTTTCAAAAAAGTCAGaatccaacatttttttccagaacgccctttttttccctcagaattCCCactattattttgaaaactcAGTCTTTGTAGTAAATGTTAGAATCTCCAACTTTACACAGAGATTAACATCTAGATTTCTTAGTGGTTTTTCTGGTCTTCTGCTCAGCTGGGAGGGTGGAGGAACATACACGTTTCCTCAGAGATGCTGAAGAACAGGAAGTAGAGTTTAAAAGCAGGAAAGTGGTTGATGCTCCACTTCAGTCTGATGCCTCCAGGACCAGCCAGCAGCTCAGAACCAGCTCAGAACCCGATCATGCCTCCAGCTTCTGGTGCTGAGTTCTCAGGTGTTTGTTCAAGCTGCTCTTCTGCCTGAAGTGTTTCCCACAGGTGGCACAGGGGAAGGGCTTCTctccagtgtgaatcctcatgtggtCGGTGACATGGATCTGCTGGGTGAAAACTTTCCCACAGATAAGACAGGCGAACGGTTTCATTCCACTGTGAGTCTTCTTGTGATTGGCCAGGTAGCTGGTGTTGCTGAAGGCCTTCCCGCACTGATCGCAGACAAACGGTTTCTCGCTGGTGTGGATCCTCTTGTGTTTGGTCAAGTAGCTGTTCTTGgcaaaacatttcccacaaatGGGACAGGGATACAGATTTCCATCTGCGTTCTGTGGCAGCAGGTCCAGTCGGTCGCTGGGAGTTCTGGTTTTCTTTGGCTTCAGTGCCTCCTGGTTCTGGGTCACTGGGCGGTTCTGGTAGAGAAGCTGGTAGCTGCTTGGTTCAGGTTCGTCATCGTAGTCCACGGTCACCATGATGGCCTCGGTCTCCTGCTTCAGCACCAGCGCTCCGTCCTGCCTGGAGCAGACGTCGTCAGGCGCCGGTTCTGGTGCGTCCCGGTCCGGACTGGAACTGCTGTCCTGATCGGCGGGAAGCTCCTCGCTGAAGAAATGATGCTGGAGCTCTGGAGGAGACCAGAGGAACGCCGACATTAATGATGTTACACAACGGATCAAACCACTAATACATAGAAATGCAAATGACTACAGTTggtgattaatcaataactaaattagttgattatttcaataatcgattcatcgtTTCAGCCTTAGTTGATATAGGTATAATCTGATGCTACAAGcttaatattttctgtgtttgactTCTAGTTCATAAATACATCCCAGTCAATAATAACCAGTAGCTTTACCACAGTGAAGTAATTCTGTTCTTCCTGCAGAACAACTTCTGGGTTTAAGTTGTATTTAAGCTTTAAATACAGGCTTAAAACCCAACTGCATAgagctttgaaaaataaattcactttagTCTGGATTAAAACATATCATTGTTTCCCTTTATTCTGCCAACTTAATGTAaactgtttgattttcattttcatcgTGTAAAGCCCTTTGACTCGTGAGTGAAACTGTGCTACATTAATAAACTGGCCTACTTGGATGTGAACAGGACAGTGTGTAAGTTTGTCTGCTTGTGGTAAACAGCGATGTTCCAGTAAACAAGAGTAATTTAAGCATAATTTTCATCTGTGGCAACAGAAATCTGCTCCTCAGAGAGGATTCAGAACATTTTGCAAACCGTTTTCGTCACACTGGCAATATTTTTGATCAGGCATCAACGCAGCCACCTGGCCTTTACAAACAGCCGCGTGGATTTCATCAGTTGATCTGGGCACCAGTTGGTCTAACACACCGGAAGTCACCAGCAGCCGCAGATATAAActatttttcagtttataaCGAGTCTTTACGGCATTAAAGCAGAGACTCGGTGAACTGAACCGGTTCTATTGGTGAACATGATTCTTCACTATCAGACTTAAACAATGAGCGGATATGCGTCACTCTTACTGCTGACAGCAGTTAGCTTCACGATAACACGGGAATCTCGCTGATTTCTGAACGTCAGGTGATGTCTGGAGTCACGGCTGCTGTCAGGTCGGACCCATCCGGACCTACCTGCGGGGTTCGGCTCGGTTCGGGGTCTCCAGCTGAGGTCCAGCAGTCTCCGCTGCCGGTCGATCTCCTCCTCGTACTGGACGATGGTTTTTTCCAGCTGGGTGAagatttcttcagcagcagcagttagtcTCTCTCTGATAAACTCTCTCAGAGGCTCAACGGAACACATTGttgctgaacagaaccagaaaactCCTGAAAACTCTGACACACACCAGAAGCTAACTCAGCTAACCGCTACACCGGAAGTGACGACACAATTTACTTTAAGCAGCTGTGTATATttccgccccctgctggaggaaaGTGGAGCCCGAATGCGACTGAatgctaattaaaaacattttaaaaatgtatttctgccTCCTGAAATAGAGAAATAACCTTTAATGCTTTACATGTGTTATTGGTACGtttagaaattatatttaaaaatctaattctaatatttttctcttgaaatccaattaaaaaataattcattcattCTAAAGAGAAGTTAAATGTTGTCGTAACTCATGTCTTAAAGGATCTTCAAAGAAATtggtggatggtgatgctgcgGGCAGgtaggatctccagtagcagtccaTCTTGCAGCGAACATGAacaggcctctgactgaagactgttgctgtgaGACGATCTCATGACCGTTCCATGGTAGCATGTCCTGGATGACCATCAGCTGTTAGCTCGCTATGTGAATCCTCATCAACAACTCATCCAAATAAATCTCTGACAGATTTTCTTATCATTTAGGCTTTTAGTAAATACATAATTCTGGTGATTCTGACCTGAAACAACAGacgtttggtctgatttaacttcagacaagGAGCAAAAATagtgaaagtgtttttgtttgctgtatgtaaatttctggtttcaactgtttGCATTAGAAGCTCCACATTTATTCATGGACATTAAACCCAGAAGGAGTAAtggttctttttctttatttgcagtgttaatattttcacttttatctcctaacatgtttaaatggaaaattatgaacaaaaggaaaaactttcAAACTTTCCTACAGCGTCTGTAATTATTGCCGGTTTGAATGTCTCGTTCTTAAACATGACATCAGCAGGTGTAGATGAAATAATTAGATAAAACttagataagatttatttatttatttattaaattgtacACAGGAgtttcaaactgagaaaaaacTTTTGTCTAACTTTAAATACTGATTTATTATGAACACTGCTGTATTTTCCAATACACAATTTATTTCTCATGTCCATGAATTCCTTTCTTTCTCAGGATCGGTCGACCTGAAAATAGTACCGGTCTATATTCTGAGTATATTCTACATATACTTTAGTGCATCATTTTCACTTTGTCAGgatatttaaacaaactgaaaacaaaaattctgtGTGATGGGTACAGAATCCTGGCTGGAGCTTTCCTCATTCCTCCCGGTCCAGTTAAAGCCCGCCTTACGCTGCCCCCGGTGACGATGTGAGGCTAGTGTTCAGAGCACTAAGTGTTTGACAtgagaaaaatgagaaatacATAAAGTAAATCAAATGGGTTACCAACGGTGAAATCAGGAGAGATTCAGAGACGAGGCAGGAACTATCCTCCAACGGTCAAATTTATTCCTACAGCTGCATTTTTACACAAGGaaatcagaaacacaaagaaaaaacaacaaaaacctggaAAAGCCAGAAATCCTAATGAGAAAAAACCTGGTAAAACAGCCATTAAACATGAGACAGCAGTAAGAgacgctgttgtgatgccagtaGCTCCTCTCTAATCGGACCGAAATCAgcgtttctgtttcctgtttacACAGGAAGTCCTTAAACTCTGGTCATGTTGACAAATGACAGCAGAGTCGAACAAATCACGACTTCCTCACATAATTCCAGACTTTAGGTGACGTCAGGTTTAAGgacaaaaaccaaacactggAAGGAAAGGAGATGGCATTTAAAGcctaaaaatattattattattactattcattttaattcatgttcCAGACTTAAACAATTTCATCGTTTCTCCCACACCAACACAAAGAGGAAAGGTTTGGTTGTCaccataataaaatattaaatttaatacagataccaagaaaaataatctaccatttttaatagtaataattttagcagaacaaaacatacaaataattataacattttcacttttcataaTTAGGGTAAAACTTAGAAGTCTGGGAGAACTGAGCCctatttctaaaaatatctgatttaaaaatctcCCCTCtggtaaagaaaacaaagcatgaacgttaataatctttaaaaagtgtttaccTTTGATTatgcaattattttatttaataatagcctatatttactttttctttttacatttctctgTCAATTTATTgttgatataaatacatttttaccacTGAGGGATGAATACAGGATCATTCTCgactcaaataaattaattttcaaaacaaacatgaatcaTAAGcattgaaaacatgtttttagtgTAAACAAGGCCCTGGTCCATGCAGATccaaccagcagcagctctgtttcatttctgtctgaatattttcttcagtgATTAAGTACAGACTCTTCaagattttatgatttttatggcagtaatttagaaatatttgcaaggaattttgcGATATTTGTAGGAATGATTGACGGCAAATGTGACTGACTCACCATATCAATCAGGGACCATTAATTAAATGCACATAATGACTTTTCTTCTGGATGTTGTTTCCCTGTTAGGAAAACTTAAAACTTCCAGCAGCttattggggggggggggggggatgggGGGACGGATGTAAACAGCTGCCATTGTGTCAATTTTCAGGCAAACAACTGATACAAATATATCAAACAACCGATTATTTTTGACAACCCTAGCAGGAGGAATGGTTCAACGTACCAAACAAGAGCGCTTATAATGAGCTCCTTCTTTTCCTCACTAAATGATATTAGCAACACCTATTACCACAGTAACTCCAATCATATTGTAAAGGAAAAGTTCATCCCAGTCACCATCTATCTGCTGCATGTTTGCTTATTCTCAAATGTGCCGATGTCTGAGAAAGAAACAAGACGGATTTTAACGTTTCTTGcctgtgtgagttctcatgtgaacaTTCAACAGATCTTTTCTGCTGAACTTTTTTGGACAGGTTTGACATGAGAATGGTTTCTCACCGGTGTGAGACCTCATATGATACGTCAGATGACTTTGTTGGTTGAAGGCTTTTCCACAGGTTTGACATGAAATATGCTTTTCGCccgtgtgaattctcatgtgacgAGTCAAACCATTTTGCATGTTGAAAACCTTCCCACACGTCTGACATGAGtaaggcttttcacctgtgtgagaAGTCATGTGAAAATTCAAAGAATTCTGGTGGGTAAAAGTTTTTCCACACATCTGGCATGAGAAAGGTTTCTCACCCGTatgaattctcatgtgaactGTCAGCCGAGCTTTAACGctaaattttttttcacatatttggcATGAATAAGGTTTCTCACCAgagtgaattctcatgtgaagAATCAATTGGCTTTTCAAAGTGAATTTTCTTTCACAGGTCtgacatgagaaaggcttctcacctgtgtgcaAGTTTATATGGAGACTCAAGCTACTTTGCCAATTAAAAGCTTTTCCACAAGTCTGACACAAGAAAGGCTTCTCCCCagtgtgagttctcatgtggTCCCTCAAAGTGCTCTGCCTGATATAAGCTTTCCCACACGTctcacatgaaaaaggcttttcacctgtgtgagtttTCATGTGGTCCCTCAAAGCACATTGCAAGGTGAAAGTTTTTCCACAAGTCACACAAGAGAAAGGCTCACCTGTGTGAGCTTTCATGTGGTATTTCCATTTACTTTCCACAGTGAAAGCTCTTCCACAGAACTCGCATGAGAAAGGCTTTTCTCCTGTGTGGGTTCTGACGTGGCCTAGCAGCTGACTATGCCACATGAAGGTTTTTCCACAGGTCTCACATGAGAAAACCTCTCCagtgtgagttctcatgtgcTGCCTCAATTTGCTTTTCTCAGTAAAAGCTTTCCCACAGGTCtgacatgagaaaggcttctcccCCGTGTGACTTCTCATGTGTTCTTTCAGTTTACTTTGccagagaaatgtttttccacAAGTCTGACAAGAGACCAGCTTTTCGCCcgtgtgagttctcatgtggTAATTCAGTTTACATTTGTAGAGAAAAGTCTTTCCACAGATCTGACATGCTAAATCCTTCTGACCTTGGTGAGAACTCATTTGAAGAACTAAGTAAGCTGGAGTCAAACCGTACATGAGGCAGACCCCACTGTCCGCCTGTTTTAACTGCTGAGGTTCAGATTCATCCTCTTCATTGTTGGTCTCTGCAGTATCTGGTGTCTTCTGACCCAAACTGGAGTTCAAATCCCGGTTTTGTCCTGAAGGGATAAAAAGGCTTGTTACTGAGAATGtaataactcaaacttttcattcaattaaaattttaaatgctttgGAATGCACAAAAGTAGAATCAAACATTGTCTCTTTGACCTCATTTTAAAAGAACAGTGTTCATCTTGACCAGAAATATGACCAACAGAgacaatttcactgaactccaatccagaatcacacggcattctgggggatgtaggcagagggaAGACTTTTATGGCTCAAAAACACTGAACGACTATAGACCCATTGCTCTGACCTCTCGCATTGTGAAGGTTATGGAGAGGCTGGTTCTGGTACATCTGAGGTCACAGCTAGATGCAGACCAAGACCCTCTCCAGTTTGCATACCAGCCCATTTAGGAGTGGATGATGCAATTATATACCTGCTGCAGAGGGCCTGTTCCTCCCTCGACAAACCTGACACCATTGTCCGCATACAAGGTGGCACCTTGTGGTACCAGTGTTTTTCAGTCTGCCTGCTAGCTtagtgttagcttagcttccTCCTCCCTGCATGAAACGCTCTTTCTTCATGAACATTTCCTctccttcagcagctgcagcagcagcagcagcaggtccagcagcagttaacctgaactcttcctcaatCTGTCCCCGGTCACGTCTCTCtcatcatcctcctctgaccATAATGAATCCCACAAACACTAATTTCCCCTCCATCTCAGCTCCTGAATCAGCTCCAGCGGATAAAGTTTGTGTGATAATTAACGTAACAAACCCTCTGCCTTCACTTTGGAGAGCCagctgtttacattttaaaccagTTCTTTTATCAGCCAACAGTCTGATGagcttttgttgctttttcaatTTGCGGTGTTGAGAATGTTAATGTTACCCTTTATAATGTTCAAAGCAATCTCACACAAAGTTTGAAGGTCGGTTGAGCAATGTGCCAGAATATCTTCATGTTTGAGGAGAAGCATCCTTGTTCTGCCTTCAGACATCCTGACTAGTTTCAGGTAGACATTCCCGTTCTCCTGTAACGCTCTGGGCAGGTAGGAGTGAGATCGAtgataaaaatgacatcatccaAAATGACCAAGAGGCTTCGATTCACTggaaaaggattttcaaaaGAATGAGGTATTCCTTcaacaaattttatatttttattcatcttctaCAATTCAGGATACATGTGTTGAAAAAGAGTATAAATCCAAACAATGTCATCCGGTACAACATCCATCACAATTCAGTTACAATTcagtaaaacacaatgaaagtttttaaagaCCCACTTGCTCCCACAATCATACATGAGACAGGTTTCTTCAATCTACAagatttctctttgttttttttgttaaaaccttaaaaaccaAAGGGTAGAGTTGATCCATCAGTAAAAACACTTCTCTTATCAAACTTAAGAAATGCTGCGTATTTTAGCAGGAACTCATCTTCTTCCTGTTTGCCGGAGCCTTCCAGCTCTGATGCCGTCAGAATCCACCGATGCCGTGAAGTCAGATCAcctctttcttttgttttctggttgGTTCAGCAGTTTTTTTAGTTCTGCTGCCATAAATCCCTGAGATGTGCCTCCCAGCTCATCAGTTAAATCCCTGAAGTAATTCCCAGGTCTAGTTTTcatttaatgcattttcttgactatcaggagaagctggaggtTGATTCACACAAAGAGCCCATTCTGTTGGTCTAAAATAATCTGAACAGCATCAGGAATTTCTCTTAATTCTTCTACAACATTTCTCATTTCATTTGGATCAACTCTACCCTCTTGGCCTCCCACACTTAGCAGGTAGAATCACACAAATCCCTTGAAATGACATTCAGGTCACAGGAGACGCTGTGTAACAGAGTCCGAGTCGCATGAAGCAGCAGAGTGGCCTTTGTTTTATCAAAACTATCAAGATGGCGGACAGCGTTTCTTCTGCGCGCTGAATGTCTTCCTGGAGTTTTCCCCAACAGCAGCAGAGACTCTAAATGAtagaaaaaattacatttaaatacattaatgcAATTAAACCTCCAGTAGCTATGACTTCTGactttactaaataaaataaattgaaatagcACACCTGAGATTAATCCATTAATTAACGACAGTCTCCTGTGCAGTTTCCGtgctctcttcctcttttccacGGACCTGAAAGCTGAGAAACATTCAGAACTTTTATTACACAGGCAGGAAGGTTTTATGTAGAAACAGCTTTAGCTAAAAGCATCGCAAAGTGGTAACAGCCTGGAATTAACATAAGCAAAGCAGTTtctattacacacacacatcattcCCGGTTACAGTTAACCTATTCATTTATTCTTTACTTCGTATTTCTGACTGTGATGATAACTGGTATAAAAACGTACTCCGTAGAGGAGCGCTGGTTCCAGCTGCTGACCGGTTCGGTCCGGCTGGCGGTGCCGGTCCAGCAGACGCCTGATTGGCTGGAAGTGCTGCTGGGTTTCCAGCCTCCTCAGCGCTTTCATCACAGATTAAATCTACagcaagacaaaaacacaaacaataaaaatcagttaGTTTCCTGAGCAATCCAAATAATTTGTTTCCTGCCATCAGTAATAAATAACAGTTTTACACTTACTCTGTACTTCAGTATGAGATGCatacatgtatatataattTGAGGGATTTATTTTAGTAAGAACTGCTACTTACTGTTGATAGTGCAGAGAAGTCCTAAGAATCAACAGATGAAGACCTACTGAAattagcctgcttgcctggagAGTTGGATATT contains:
- the LOC102228083 gene encoding gastrula zinc finger protein XlCGF57.1-like isoform X3 — translated: MEDLVEPTLLQVKEEEEEMVQIKEEEDEMVQIKEEEEELDIKQEGSDDEGSGSSRGQNRDLNSSLGQKTPDTAETNNEEDESEPQQLKQADSGVCLMYGLTPAYLVLQMSSHQGQKDLACQICGKTFLYKCKLNYHMRTHTGEKLVSCQTCGKTFLWQSKLKEHMRSHTGEKPFSCQTCGKAFTEKSKLRQHMRTHTGEVFSCETCGKTFMWHSQLLGHVRTHTGEKPFSCEFCGRAFTVESKWKYHMKAHTGEPFSCVTCGKTFTLQCALRDHMKTHTGEKPFSCETCGKAYIRQSTLRDHMRTHTGEKPFLCQTCGKAFNWQSSLSLHINLHTGEKPFSCQTCERKFTLKSQLILHMRIHSGEKPYSCQICEKKFSVKARLTVHMRIHTGEKPFSCQMCGKTFTHQNSLNFHMTSHTGEKPYSCQTCGKVFNMQNGLTRHMRIHTGEKHISCQTCGKAFNQQSHLTYHMRSHTGEKPFSCQTCPKKFSRKDLLNVHMRTHTGKKR
- the LOC102228083 gene encoding uncharacterized protein LOC102228083 isoform X4, which produces MEDLVEPTLLQVKEEEEEMVQIKEEEDEMVQIKEEEEELDIKQEGSDDEGSGSSRDLICDESAEEAGNPAALPANQASAGPAPPAGPNRSAAGTSAPLRTFRSVEKRKRARKLHRRLSLINGLISESLLLLGKTPGRHSARRRNAVRHLDSFDKTKATLLLHATRTLLHSVSCDLNVISRDLCDSTC
- the LOC102227825 gene encoding zinc finger protein 250-like codes for the protein MCSVEPLREFIRERLTAAAEEIFTQLEKTIVQYEEEIDRQRRLLDLSWRPRTEPNPAELQHHFFSEELPADQDSSSSPDRDAPEPAPDDVCSRQDGALVLKQETEAIMVTVDYDDEPEPSSYQLLYQNRPVTQNQEALKPKKTRTPSDRLDLLPQNADGNLYPCPICGKCFAKNSYLTKHKRIHTSEKPFVCDQCGKAFSNTSYLANHKKTHSGMKPFACLICGKVFTQQIHVTDHMRIHTGEKPFPCATCGKHFRQKSSLNKHLRTQHQKLEA